Proteins encoded by one window of Modestobacter marinus:
- a CDS encoding glycosyltransferase family 4 protein, giving the protein MPEVPPRVLVDATAVPADRGGVGRYVDELLPELVAEGGDVRVVCQQRDTAHYARLVGADRVRSAPGWAASVPGRLVWEQLRLPTEARAAGADVVHCPHYTMPLATRLPVVVTLHDATFFTDPGVHLALKARFFRAWTRISLRRARRTVTPSAATRDELVRVAGARPDRVDVVHHGVDLLRFARPIPDQVAAARSAAGIGDGPYLAFLGTLEPRKNVPALVRAWVRVCASRSQPPTLVLAGGRGWDDEVDRAVAEVPADLRLVRSGYVPLEHLAGLLGGAELVAYPSSAEGFGLPVLEAMACGAAVLTTRRLALPEVGGEAVAYCEPEVTDIERGIRALLDDPAERVRLAEAAVARAATFTWAAAARGHLASYAGAVA; this is encoded by the coding sequence TTGCCCGAGGTCCCGCCGCGCGTCCTGGTGGACGCCACGGCCGTCCCCGCCGACCGCGGGGGAGTCGGGCGCTACGTCGACGAGCTGCTGCCTGAGCTGGTCGCCGAAGGCGGCGACGTCCGTGTCGTCTGCCAGCAGCGGGACACCGCGCACTACGCCCGACTGGTCGGTGCCGACCGGGTGCGCTCCGCCCCGGGCTGGGCGGCTTCCGTGCCGGGACGGTTGGTGTGGGAGCAGCTGCGGCTTCCGACTGAGGCCCGCGCCGCGGGCGCCGATGTCGTGCACTGCCCGCACTACACGATGCCGCTGGCCACTCGGTTGCCCGTCGTGGTGACGCTGCACGACGCGACGTTCTTCACCGACCCCGGCGTGCACCTGGCGCTGAAGGCCCGCTTCTTCCGCGCCTGGACCCGGATCAGCCTGCGCCGGGCCCGGCGCACCGTGACCCCGTCTGCCGCCACCCGGGACGAGCTGGTCCGGGTGGCCGGTGCCCGCCCCGACCGGGTCGACGTGGTCCACCACGGTGTCGACCTGCTCCGGTTCGCCCGCCCCATCCCGGACCAGGTGGCCGCCGCACGCTCGGCGGCCGGGATCGGCGACGGGCCGTACCTGGCCTTCCTCGGGACGCTGGAACCGCGCAAGAACGTGCCCGCGCTGGTCCGCGCCTGGGTGAGGGTCTGCGCATCGCGGTCGCAGCCGCCGACCCTGGTGCTCGCGGGCGGTCGGGGCTGGGACGACGAGGTCGACCGGGCCGTGGCCGAGGTGCCCGCAGACCTGCGCCTGGTGCGCTCGGGGTACGTGCCGCTGGAGCACCTGGCGGGCCTGCTCGGCGGCGCCGAGCTGGTCGCCTACCCCAGCAGTGCCGAGGGCTTCGGCCTGCCGGTGCTCGAGGCGATGGCCTGCGGGGCCGCGGTGCTCACCACCCGTCGGCTCGCACTGCCCGAGGTGGGCGGCGAGGCCGTGGCCTACTGCGAGCCGGAGGTGACGGACATCGAGCGAGGCATCCGTGCACTGTTGGACGACCCTGCGGAACGGGTACGGCTGGCAGAGGCGGCCGTCGCCCGGGCCGCCACCTTCACGTGGGCTGCCGCGGCCCGGGGGCACCTCGCCAGCTACGCCGGAGCGGTCGCGTGA
- a CDS encoding glycosyltransferase family 2 protein produces the protein MTVVAGPDGDLLRVVVVTYSPGETLAAFLDSLAEATTRRYEVVLADNGSTDGVPERTARERPEVRLLRTGGNVGYGAAANAGLADLPTGYALIANPDVRFEPGSVDELLAAAARWPRAATLGPAIRTPEGAIYPSARDLPALSTGIGHALLGWVWPANPWTARYRREHEEIIERPAGWLSGSCFLADLGAFASVGGFDPGYFMYFEDVDLARRLGRRGWLNVYVPTAVVTHEGGHATRRSAHRMQRVHHTSALRYLSADYPGHRHAPLRAALRAGLGGRMLVSYVSSRVGAGAQPQQMADELPAQRSRLRRRAR, from the coding sequence GTGACCGTCGTTGCGGGGCCGGACGGCGACCTGCTGAGGGTTGTCGTCGTCACCTACTCACCCGGGGAGACGCTTGCCGCCTTCCTGGACTCACTGGCCGAGGCGACCACCCGCCGGTACGAGGTGGTGCTGGCCGACAACGGGTCCACCGACGGCGTGCCCGAGCGGACGGCCCGTGAGCGCCCGGAGGTCCGGCTGCTGCGGACCGGCGGCAACGTCGGCTACGGGGCGGCGGCCAACGCCGGGCTGGCCGACCTGCCCACCGGGTACGCGTTGATCGCCAACCCCGACGTCCGCTTCGAGCCAGGGTCCGTCGACGAGCTGCTGGCCGCGGCGGCCCGGTGGCCCCGTGCGGCGACCCTCGGCCCGGCGATCCGCACGCCGGAGGGGGCCATCTACCCCTCGGCCCGGGACCTCCCCGCGCTGTCCACCGGCATCGGGCACGCCCTGCTGGGCTGGGTCTGGCCAGCGAACCCCTGGACGGCCCGGTACCGCCGGGAGCACGAGGAGATCATCGAGCGCCCGGCGGGCTGGCTCTCCGGCAGCTGCTTCCTGGCGGACCTGGGTGCCTTCGCCTCGGTCGGTGGCTTCGACCCGGGTTACTTCATGTACTTCGAGGACGTCGACCTCGCCCGCCGGCTCGGCCGGCGCGGCTGGCTGAACGTCTACGTGCCCACCGCCGTGGTGACGCACGAGGGCGGCCACGCCACCAGGCGCTCGGCCCACCGGATGCAACGGGTGCACCACACGAGCGCGCTGCGGTACCTGTCGGCGGACTACCCGGGGCATCGGCACGCCCCTCTGCGGGCGGCACTGCGGGCCGGCCTGGGCGGCCGGATGCTGGTCTCCTACGTCAGCAGCCGGGTGGGCGCAGGCGCCCAGCCGCAGCAGATGGCCGACGAACTGCCGGCTCAGCGCAGCCGCCTCCGACGGCGCGCCCGCTGA
- a CDS encoding mannose-1-phosphate guanylyltransferase, with protein sequence MRHAVIMAGGSGTRLWPLSRAERPKQLLDVVAAEDGSAHSLLAEAFSRLQAVLPTEQIWVCTAARYGDQVRAALPELRADRLVLEPVARDTANAVGLAAALVADVDPDAELAVVSADHVIRPVERFADALRTAYDLLAVRPRALVTLGVTPTSPATGFGYVQKGAPTEVDGASEAASFREKPDLATAEQYLASGEYVWNSGMFVWRAQTVLDALADHLPESAAGLGRIVAAPAGQERDAVLAEVFPTLPKISVDYAVLEPAAAEPGRVAVVDLDVDWLDVGSWPALANTLTADDAGNATRGLTVLLDSSGNVVLSEDPEHLVALVGVRDSVVVHTADVTMVCPVSDAERVKALLGAAQERFGSRFG encoded by the coding sequence ATGCGACACGCGGTGATCATGGCGGGCGGGTCGGGGACCCGGCTCTGGCCGCTGTCCCGGGCCGAGCGCCCCAAGCAACTGCTGGACGTGGTGGCCGCCGAGGACGGCTCCGCGCACAGCCTGCTGGCCGAGGCGTTCAGCCGGCTGCAGGCCGTGCTCCCCACGGAGCAGATCTGGGTGTGCACCGCGGCCCGGTACGGCGACCAGGTGCGGGCTGCACTGCCCGAGCTCCGCGCCGACCGGCTGGTGCTGGAGCCGGTCGCCCGGGACACCGCGAACGCCGTCGGTCTGGCCGCCGCGCTCGTCGCCGACGTCGACCCCGACGCCGAGCTGGCCGTGGTCAGCGCCGACCACGTGATCCGCCCGGTCGAGCGGTTCGCCGACGCCCTGCGCACCGCCTACGACCTCCTCGCCGTCCGGCCGCGGGCGCTGGTGACGCTGGGGGTCACCCCGACGTCGCCGGCCACCGGCTTCGGCTACGTGCAGAAGGGCGCGCCGACCGAGGTCGACGGCGCCAGTGAGGCCGCCTCGTTCCGGGAGAAGCCGGACCTGGCCACCGCCGAGCAGTACCTGGCCAGTGGTGAGTACGTCTGGAACTCGGGGATGTTCGTCTGGCGTGCGCAGACCGTGCTCGACGCGCTCGCCGACCACCTCCCGGAGTCGGCGGCCGGCCTCGGGCGCATCGTCGCCGCGCCGGCCGGCCAGGAGCGGGACGCCGTGCTCGCCGAGGTCTTCCCGACCCTCCCCAAGATCAGCGTCGACTACGCCGTCCTGGAGCCGGCGGCCGCGGAGCCGGGCCGGGTGGCCGTGGTCGACCTGGACGTGGACTGGCTGGACGTCGGCTCGTGGCCGGCGCTGGCCAACACGTTGACCGCCGACGACGCGGGCAACGCCACCCGCGGGCTGACCGTGCTGCTGGACAGCTCGGGGAACGTGGTGCTCAGTGAAGACCCGGAGCACCTCGTCGCGCTGGTCGGGGTGCGCGACAGCGTGGTGGTGCACACGGCGGACGTGACCATGGTCTGCCCGGTCTCCGACGCCGAGCGGGTCAAGGCGCTGCTCGGTGCGGCCCAGGAGCGCTTCGGCTCCCGGTTCGGGTGA
- a CDS encoding SDR family NAD(P)-dependent oxidoreductase, which translates to MKNLDVAAVVTGGASGLGAATTRALTAAGVAVTVLDLQEDRGQELVAELGGHTTFVRTDVTDEASVQAAIEDATGKDRPLRIAVNCAGIGWAQRVLGRDGSPHDLAPFSRTVTVNLIGTFNVLRLAAAAMARTEPDEDGERGVVVNTASIAAYDGQIGQIAYAASKGGIVGLTLPAARDLSSVGVRVCTIAPGLVDTPLLASLPEEARTALAAGIPFPKRLGRPEDFAELALDIVRHGYLNGEVVRMDGALRMAPR; encoded by the coding sequence ATGAAGAACCTCGACGTCGCCGCTGTCGTCACCGGCGGTGCCTCCGGCCTCGGTGCGGCCACCACCCGTGCGCTGACCGCCGCCGGTGTGGCGGTCACCGTCCTGGACCTGCAGGAGGACCGGGGGCAGGAGCTGGTTGCCGAGCTGGGGGGCCACACGACCTTCGTGCGCACCGACGTCACCGACGAGGCGTCGGTGCAGGCGGCGATCGAGGACGCGACGGGCAAGGACCGCCCGCTGCGAATCGCGGTCAACTGCGCCGGCATCGGCTGGGCGCAGCGGGTGCTCGGCCGCGACGGTTCTCCGCACGACCTGGCCCCGTTCAGCCGCACCGTGACGGTCAACCTGATCGGCACCTTCAACGTGCTGCGGCTGGCCGCCGCCGCTATGGCCCGCACCGAGCCCGACGAGGACGGCGAGCGGGGCGTCGTCGTCAACACCGCCTCGATCGCCGCGTACGACGGCCAGATCGGCCAAATCGCCTACGCCGCCTCCAAGGGCGGGATCGTCGGGCTGACCCTGCCGGCGGCGCGCGACCTGTCCTCCGTCGGCGTGCGGGTCTGCACCATCGCCCCGGGGCTGGTCGACACCCCGCTGCTCGCCTCGTTGCCCGAGGAGGCCCGCACCGCGCTCGCCGCCGGCATCCCGTTCCCCAAGCGGCTGGGCCGGCCCGAGGACTTCGCCGAGCTGGCGCTGGACATCGTGCGGCACGGCTACCTGAACGGTGAGGTCGTCCGGATGGACGGCGCGCTGCGGATGGCTCCCCGCTGA
- a CDS encoding DNA-3-methyladenine glycosylase family protein translates to MGEPLSVVDAPAHDQVWTPDWPLDVRRTLSRDRRGTGDPTLRYAEDGVWRTTTTPDGPATVRLTGGPSAIRVQAWGPGASWAGRRVPRWLGADDRPEDFDPAPHPLVARLHRGAPWLRLGSTGRVWDALLPAVLEQKVTGLEAHRTFRELLRLAGEPAPGPAPAGMRVVPSAERVLAVTDWQWHGCGLDGARRRSLRAVASVASRLEASVHDDCADLRRRLQSVPGIGVWTAAEVAQRAVGCPDSVSVGDYHLKNLVGWSLAGRKTDDAGMLELLEPWRGHRQRVVRLLEVGGSMPPKRGPRMAPTQYRSI, encoded by the coding sequence GTGGGGGAGCCGCTGTCGGTGGTCGACGCGCCGGCCCACGACCAGGTCTGGACGCCGGACTGGCCGCTGGACGTGCGCCGGACGCTGTCCCGGGACCGCCGGGGCACCGGCGACCCGACGCTGCGCTACGCCGAGGACGGCGTCTGGCGGACGACGACCACCCCCGACGGCCCGGCCACCGTGCGGCTGACCGGCGGGCCGTCGGCGATCCGCGTGCAGGCGTGGGGGCCGGGGGCGTCATGGGCGGGCCGGCGTGTGCCCCGCTGGCTGGGTGCCGACGACCGGCCGGAGGACTTCGACCCGGCCCCGCACCCGCTCGTCGCCCGGCTGCACCGCGGGGCGCCGTGGCTGCGGCTGGGCAGCACGGGGCGGGTCTGGGACGCGCTCCTGCCCGCCGTCCTCGAGCAGAAGGTGACCGGCCTCGAGGCGCACCGCACCTTCCGCGAGCTGCTCCGGCTGGCCGGTGAGCCGGCGCCCGGCCCGGCGCCGGCGGGGATGCGGGTGGTGCCCTCGGCCGAGCGGGTGCTGGCGGTCACCGACTGGCAGTGGCACGGCTGCGGCCTGGACGGCGCCCGCCGCCGGTCACTGCGGGCGGTCGCCTCGGTCGCGTCCCGGCTGGAGGCCAGCGTCCACGACGACTGCGCCGACCTGCGCCGGCGGCTGCAGTCGGTGCCCGGCATCGGGGTGTGGACGGCCGCGGAGGTCGCCCAGCGGGCCGTCGGCTGCCCGGACTCGGTCAGCGTGGGGGACTACCACCTGAAGAACCTGGTCGGCTGGTCGCTGGCCGGCCGGAAGACCGATGACGCCGGGATGCTCGAGTTGCTCGAGCCCTGGCGCGGGCACCGGCAGCGCGTCGTCCGGCTGCTCGAGGTCGGCGGCAGCATGCCGCCCAAGCGGGGCCCCCGGATGGCCCCCACCCAGTACCGCTCGATCTGA